A single genomic interval of Armigeres subalbatus isolate Guangzhou_Male chromosome 1, GZ_Asu_2, whole genome shotgun sequence harbors:
- the LOC134207946 gene encoding uncharacterized protein LOC134207946 isoform X1, which yields MGAASTGAESLECCNNQEEGSVRNNLNQNHQPNRAQHQPAPPVAPVPLASSENNPPLPLVLISSLNHQPPPTTLLQSPPLQPLHLNNINQQQQAQRNNHLHYTLDIENNNQSNHLYVNPQGNFNYDYYLQTFFDEHDYYNQLNNNHAHNYAGTVSIYSEAETPMTVAASNLSASCQCLFLRYCKHKKRASSSCCQRPQPKLDGSKQKKSAPSKEPEKKPKPSGAAAPRGRGATGRGMDTNDADPLMRRPRRRKENSEQDLASKQQQQQQQQPQQQGSTAFDQKQQQANFVPLDRFQRCNPLCAERVSITNCHQLPP from the exons ATGGGTGCGGCCAGTACCGGTGCGGAATCGTTGGAGTGTTGCAACAACCAAGAAGAAGGATCCGTCCGCAATAATCTGAATCAAAATCACCAACCGAACAGAGCACAGCATCAACCAGCACCCCCAGTAGCTCCGGTACCGCTGGCATCTTCCGAAAACAATCCACCACTGCCATTGGTATTGATCTCAAGTTTGAACCACCAACCCCCACCCACCACTTTGTTGCAATCACCGCCGTTGCAACCACTGCACCTAAACAATATCAACCAACAGCAACAAGCCCAACGCAACAACCACCTTCACTACACGCTCGACATCGAGAACAACAATCAAAGCAACCATTTGTATGTAAATCCCCAAGGAAACTTCAACTATGATTACTACTTGCAAACCTTCTTTGATGAGCACGACTACTACAACCAACTCAACAACAACCACGCTCACAATTATGCCGGAACTGTGTCGATCTACTCGGAAGCCGAAACACCCATGACGGTGGCAGCCTCCAACCTGTCCGCATCCTGCCAGTGCCTATTCCTTCGCTACTGCAAGCATAAAAAGCGTGCATCGTCCTCGTGCTGTCAACGGCCCCAGCCGAAGCTCGACGGTTCGAAGCAGAAGAAATCCGCCCCATCCAAGGAACCGGAGAAGAAACCAAAACCTTCCGGTGCTGCTGCCCCTCGTGGTCGGGGCGCCACCGGTCGTGGGATGGATACCAACGATGCCGATCCGTTGATGCGCCGCCCTAGGCGCCGAAAGGAGAACAGTGAGCAAGATTTGGCCTccaagcagcagcagcagcaacaacaacaacctcAGCAGCAGGGCAGCACCGCATTCGATCAAAAGCAACAGCAAGCGAA TTTCGTTCCACTGGACAGGTTTCAACGCTGCAACCCACTGTGTGCTGAACGCGTGAGCATTACAAATTGCCACCAGCTTCCGCCTTAG
- the LOC134207946 gene encoding probable serine/threonine-protein kinase MARK-A isoform X2, translated as MGAASTGAESLECCNNQEEGSVRNNLNQNHQPNRAQHQPAPPVAPVPLASSENNPPLPLVLISSLNHQPPPTTLLQSPPLQPLHLNNINQQQQAQRNNHLHYTLDIENNNQSNHLYVNPQGNFNYDYYLQTFFDEHDYYNQLNNNHAHNYAGTVSIYSEAETPMTVAASNLSASCQCLFLRYCKHKKRASSSCCQRPQPKLDGSKQKKSAPSKEPEKKPKPSGAAAPRGRGATGRGMDTNDADPLMRRPRRRKENSEQDLASKQQQQQQQQPQQQGSTAFDQKQQQAKFQRCNPLCAERVSITNCHQLPP; from the exons ATGGGTGCGGCCAGTACCGGTGCGGAATCGTTGGAGTGTTGCAACAACCAAGAAGAAGGATCCGTCCGCAATAATCTGAATCAAAATCACCAACCGAACAGAGCACAGCATCAACCAGCACCCCCAGTAGCTCCGGTACCGCTGGCATCTTCCGAAAACAATCCACCACTGCCATTGGTATTGATCTCAAGTTTGAACCACCAACCCCCACCCACCACTTTGTTGCAATCACCGCCGTTGCAACCACTGCACCTAAACAATATCAACCAACAGCAACAAGCCCAACGCAACAACCACCTTCACTACACGCTCGACATCGAGAACAACAATCAAAGCAACCATTTGTATGTAAATCCCCAAGGAAACTTCAACTATGATTACTACTTGCAAACCTTCTTTGATGAGCACGACTACTACAACCAACTCAACAACAACCACGCTCACAATTATGCCGGAACTGTGTCGATCTACTCGGAAGCCGAAACACCCATGACGGTGGCAGCCTCCAACCTGTCCGCATCCTGCCAGTGCCTATTCCTTCGCTACTGCAAGCATAAAAAGCGTGCATCGTCCTCGTGCTGTCAACGGCCCCAGCCGAAGCTCGACGGTTCGAAGCAGAAGAAATCCGCCCCATCCAAGGAACCGGAGAAGAAACCAAAACCTTCCGGTGCTGCTGCCCCTCGTGGTCGGGGCGCCACCGGTCGTGGGATGGATACCAACGATGCCGATCCGTTGATGCGCCGCCCTAGGCGCCGAAAGGAGAACAGTGAGCAAGATTTGGCCTccaagcagcagcagcagcaacaacaacaacctcAGCAGCAGGGCAGCACCGCATTCGATCAAAAGCAACAGCAAGCGAA GTTTCAACGCTGCAACCCACTGTGTGCTGAACGCGTGAGCATTACAAATTGCCACCAGCTTCCGCCTTAG